A stretch of DNA from Ricinus communis isolate WT05 ecotype wild-type chromosome 4, ASM1957865v1, whole genome shotgun sequence:
TGTCCAAGAGATGACATTAGGCGACTTTATCCCTCTAAACATTCTCAATCCATGTTCTACTATGCAAGAACATTTCATATACATATCAACAAGTGCATTTCCAACAGGAACGTCATCCTCCAAGCCAGTTCTGATCACTCTAGAGTGAATCTGCCTTCCTAAATCCAGTGATAAAATTGATATGCAAACACTCAACATACTCAAATATGTGAAATTACTCGCCGAGACTCCAGAGATCTCCATCTTGTGAAAAGCGGCAACAGCCTCCTGGAACTTCATGTTCTGAGCCAACCCAGAGATAATAGCAGTCCACAATATTACATCATATTCAGGTGTCAACTTTGAGACCTTAATAGCATCTTCGATCCTCTGGCATCTTGAATACATATTAACGAGCGCTGTCTTCAGTACCAAATTCAGCTTAACTCCCAAAACTATCGCATGGGCATGAATCAATTTCCCATACTGCAAACCAATAAAACTAGACGCCGCTAAAAGTCTAACAAAAGTGAACTCATTTGAGGAGACCTGCGCCTCTAACATTTCCATATAAATCCGCAAAGCGTGACTGCACTTCCCTGCTTGCACACAAGAAGCAATCACAGTTGTCCATGAAACCGTGTCACCACTATCCATATAACTAAATAGTTTACACGCATCCTCTGTTGAATCAAACCTAGAGTAAAGGTCAATCAAAGAGCTACCCAAGATTTGGTTAGATTCGAACCCATGCTTGATAGAAGAAGCATGAATTCTTTTCCCATAGCTGAAATCTCCTAGAGCAAAACATGAACGTAAAATGCTTGAGAAAGTGAATGCATTTGGATATGGACCCGAAAGAACCATAAAATCAAAGATATCTAGAGCCTCCTCGTGTCTCTCATTCTTAATGTGAGCAGAGAGAATTCCTGTCCAGGACACAACATCTCTGCAGGGCATTTCGTCGAAAAATTGGCGTGCATGTTCCACACTAAAGCATTTACTATAAAGAGAAAGCAGATTGTTGTTTAAATACAAATGATCTTGAAGACCCAATTTGATTATTGGGCTGTGAATGCAAACACCCTCTTTCAAAGACTttaaattgcataaagaaaCAACCTTAGAACAAACGTCTTCAAGACGGTGTAGTAGTTCTGTTTTGTTTATGATGGTGGTGGCTGTTCTGCACATCATATTTTTTGCCTGGCAGTTTCATTAACATGTACAACCGGTAT
This window harbors:
- the LOC8277080 gene encoding pentatricopeptide repeat-containing protein At5g52850, chloroplastic isoform X1, which codes for MMCRTATTIINKTELLHRLEDVCSKVVSLCNLKSLKEGVCIHSPIIKLGLQDHLYLNNNLLSLYSKCFSVEHARQFFDEMPCRDVVSWTGILSAHIKNERHEEALDIFDFMVLSGPYPNAFTFSSILRSCFALGDFSYGKRIHASSIKHGFESNQILGSSLIDLYSRFDSTEDACKLFSYMDSGDTVSWTTVIASCVQAGKCSHALRIYMEMLEAQVSSNEFTFVRLLAASSFIGLQYGKLIHAHAIVLGVKLNLVLKTALVNMYSRCQRIEDAIKVSKLTPEYDVILWTAIISGLAQNMKFQEAVAAFHKMEISGVSASNFTYLSMLSVCISILSLDLGRQIHSRVIRTGLEDDVPVGNALVDMYMKCSCIVEHGLRMFRGIKSPNVISWTSLIAGFAEHGFQQDSLNLFMEMRTVGVQPNSFTLSIVLRVCSAIKSPYQTLKLHGHIIKTKADYDVVVGNALVDAYAGSGRVDDAWRVVKDMNQRDSITYTSLATRLNQMGYHELALSVISHMFNAYVKIDGFSLTCFFSASASLGRIETGKQLHCYSLKSGLSCCLSVANGLIDLYGKYGLVHEARRAFTEITEPDVVSWNGLISGLASNGHISSALSAFDDMRLRGIQPDSITFLLVLSTCSHGGLVDMGLQYFHSMREMHDVEPQSDHYVCLVDILGRAGRLEEAMNIIETMPLEPDASIYKTLLAACRIHRNMNLGEDVARRGLELNPLDPAFHLLLGKLYDDCGRYDLGEKTRRSIKQKGWTAMGRVQADDKNVTLPKRA